CCAAAGAGGCATTCCTGAGAAAATGTATTCGCCTTCAGGTACATTGTGGAGATTCAGTAATTCAAAAATTATTCCTTTCTGAAATATTTTTTCATGTATTGGTCTTTCATATTCACCTGGATTATAATCAGTTGATTTCCAGGTAGTGCCGAATAAATGAAATTTCTCAATATTGCATAAATACTCTGCACCGGATTCATCTAAAACAAATACATAATTTTCGAGATGATATCCAAATTTATTGACAGGACTATTTTTATTACTTATTAAAATTTTTCCCGGGATTTTATTAATTCCTAATGATTTAATTTTTGAATCAATATCAACTTCAGTAATTTCGCATAAGAAATTATTTTCAGAGATGACACGGTAATCTTTTTCAAAAGCAATATGTAAGCATTGTCCAAAGAAATATTCAGGATATTGTTCAATTAATACATCCAATGTCAGACCTGAATTATCTGTATGCTTACCTGATTCGGAATGCGTAAGAGAATGTGGTTTGAAAGAATGCTCATCATAATTAACAGGCGGAAGTTTGCCCGGCTTTTTTGAGTAGATATTTTTTATCGAATATGGACTTCCTTCCTTCCATAAACCCGGCAATTCGGACGATATTTTCAAGCCGATATTATAAATCATTATTTGACAAGGTTGATTTTCTTAATTATTTCTGAATTATTTGAAGTTAGTTTAATGAGATATGTTCCAGTAGTAAATTCAGCTAAGTTCTTTGAATAATAGATATTTTCTATCTTCTGAGATACCAGAATGTTGCCGCTTATATCAAATATTTCAATATAATTTATAATATTATGACTCATAACATTCAGCATTGTATTATTAATGCTAATTTCAACTTCATCTTCAGTATTAGTTATTGAACTCAAACCTTTGAGTGAAAAAATATTGCCTGAAAAATCTATTGCATTTAACTCGCGAATTGCAAAAGATGGGTTTTCGCTGTTAAAAACTAATTTAAAAATTTCACCTGTTTTTGACTTATTCTTAGATTTTAACTCATTTGAACTAACAAAATAAATATAATTATCTTTTTGAAAGAAATGAAGATAATTATCTTCGGGCAATAATTTCCCTAAGTCTATTCCAACAAATTCATTACTTTCAGATAATAATTCTATATAACCTGCAACACCGGAGAAATCTCTCTCACTGGAAATTTGGACAGGATATGAATAATTTGATTCATCTGCAAAAATTTGATTAGTTATTTTCGACTGAATTCTGTCGGGTTCTTCAGTCTTGCCATGTGGATTTAGAGTATCCTTGCCGAGGTTATAGGTTACAATCAGCATATCTGATGTTGTAATGTCACCATTACCGTCACAATCTACATAAGTTACAGCCGAACTGTCCCAGGTAAGTACTCGCTGTGGAGTCCACAGAGCTGAGGAAGCATGACGCTTGAAGCTTTTGAAACCTTTCGTTGCTGATCCCATTCCAATATATTGAGAAACAGGTACAAAATCCAGATGGTCAACTGCACCATTATTATCTGTATCTCCGGGCCATACATTGACATAGCTGTGGATTACAAAATTCAATGGCTGAGTAGAAATAGGTATTGAAATCCCTCCGGTTGAATCTAATGCCGTAGCTACTGGTCTGTCAAATGTCATAAATAAATTTTCGAGATTAGGAGCATTTTTCAGAACTACGAATTCAAGTTCGATTACTTTTGGCAATGTATTTTCGTCAGGTTGGGGGAAAAGACCGGAGCTTACACCAATGATTAAACTTGATCTTTCCTCGTCAATATCTATATTAACTGCTTGAAGTACATTGTAATCTCCCTGATTCCATTGAGAAAATTTAATATAGTCCTTTTGGTCGTAAATCAATCTGAATGAAATACTGTTACTTTTTGGCAAACCATCCAAATAAATCTCAAAACCAAATTTATAGGTAGCAGTTACAAACCGTGCATCTTCATTCAAAACATCAGTACGTTTGATAATGAAATTCTGAGAATATGCACAATAATAGCCCTGCATTAACAATATAAGTATCAATATAATCAATTTCATATATAATTCTCTCAATTATCTGTATAACAAATTCTAATAAGCAATGAATGTGCCAAATCTGTATATCGTCAATAATCTCAATGCTTTTTGCTTTTTTTTTCAGATTATTTGAATAAAATTGTAATATAATATGGTAAGAATTTATGTGATTTTGAATATTCTGAAGTATCAATTGATTTCTTAATATTTTTTCGTGCACTTTGACTCAGTTTGTTCAAAGCTTGCCAAATGGCTCAGCAAAACATATTTAAATATCATAGTATTCATCATATGATATCATTGAGACAATATAAATTCAATATTATATTTATTCCATCACCCACCCAATTCAACTATTTTTGTATGCTTTCCAATTTTTTGCTATTTTTTTCGTATTTTTATAGTCTTAATATTTACAATTTGCGGAAATTAATTTATGTTTAAGCCACTACCGGATAAATTGTCTTATCCCGAAATAGAACATGAAATTTTAAAATTTTGGAAAGAAAATGGTATTTTTGAAAAATCTTTAGAGCAGAGAAAAGATTCACAATATTACAGTTTTTATGAAGGTCCTCCTACTGTGAACGGTAATCCCGGCGTGCATCATGTTATGGCTCGTACAATTAAAGATACTATCTGCCGCTACAAAACAATGAACGGCTATTTTGTTCGCAGACAAGCAGGATGGGATACACACGGTCTTCCGGTAGAAATAGAACTTGAAAAACGTCTTGGGCTTAAAGATAAATCAGATATTGAAAAATACGGCATTGAAAAATTTAATGCTGCATGTAAGGAATTTGTTTATTCTAATATTGAAAAAGATCAGGGCTGGGGCTACCTGACTGAGCGTATGGGTTACTGGGTTGACCTAAAAGATGCATACATTACCTGTACAAATAATTATATCGAGTCAGTTTGGTGGGCATTAAAAACTTATTTCGATAAGGGCTTGATTTATCGTGGCTTTAAAGTCGTTCCGCAGTCGCCGACAATCGAAACACCTCTAAGCTCACACGAATTATCTTTGGGTTATAAGGATGTCCGAGACCCGAATTGCTACATAAAATTAAAAATCACTTCAAGCCCGATTAAAGCAATTGAAAATGCGCGGCTATTGGTTTGGACAACAACTCCATGGACGCTGCTCGCAAACGTAGCTCTCGCTGCAGGAGTAGATATTGATTATGTTCATGTCCGCAATACACGTAAGCAAAAAGAAGATGTTCTGATTGACGAATTAGTTCTTGCCAAAGCCAGATTATCAGCCCTTGATGGCGAATATGAAATATTAAATGAGTTCAAAGGTTCAGAATTAATCGGTACAAGATATGAGCAGATTTTCTCATATTATAAAATTGATTTTGAGCAATTTCCCGACGCTTTGAGTGTGCTTCCGGGTGATTTTGTTTCTACTGAAGATGGTTCTGGTATTGTTCACTTGGCACCCGCTTTTGGTGAAGACGATTATCAGATGTCACGAAAATACAAGATTCCATTTGCCCAGCCGGTAACTCCTAATGGTCATTTTACAGATGATATGGGTGAATTTGCAGGTCGCGCTATTAAAACTTTCACTTATAAAGACCATACAGAAGAAGGTAGCGATAAGGATATTGTCGTAGCTCTTAAATATGCTGATAAAATTTACCGCTCAACAAATGATTATTTGCACAGCTATCCGCATTGCTGGAGAACAGGTAATCCGATTATGTATTATGCGCGTGAATCATGGTTTATCAAATCTCCTGAATACAAGCAGAATATGATTGACCGCAATAAAGAGATCAATTGGCAGCCCGCTGAAATCGGCGCCGGAAGGTTTGGCAACTGGCTTGAGGAAGTTAAAGAATGGTCACTCTCGCGTGATAGATTCTGGGGCACACCACTACCGATTTGGGTAAATGAAAATGATAAATCGGATTATTTCGCAATTGGTTCGATTGAGGAATTATCGCAAGGTATTTATGTCTTTGAAGATGGCAGAAAAGTACCTGTTAAAAATTGCGGAATTGAGGTTGACCTTCACAGACCA
This window of the Ignavibacteriota bacterium genome carries:
- a CDS encoding T9SS type A sorting domain-containing protein, with translation MKLIILILILLMQGYYCAYSQNFIIKRTDVLNEDARFVTATYKFGFEIYLDGLPKSNSISFRLIYDQKDYIKFSQWNQGDYNVLQAVNIDIDEERSSLIIGVSSGLFPQPDENTLPKVIELEFVVLKNAPNLENLFMTFDRPVATALDSTGGISIPISTQPLNFVIHSYVNVWPGDTDNNGAVDHLDFVPVSQYIGMGSATKGFKSFKRHASSALWTPQRVLTWDSSAVTYVDCDGNGDITTSDMLIVTYNLGKDTLNPHGKTEEPDRIQSKITNQIFADESNYSYPVQISSERDFSGVAGYIELLSESNEFVGIDLGKLLPEDNYLHFFQKDNYIYFVSSNELKSKNKSKTGEIFKLVFNSENPSFAIRELNAIDFSGNIFSLKGLSSITNTEDEVEISINNTMLNVMSHNIINYIEIFDISGNILVSQKIENIYYSKNLAEFTTGTYLIKLTSNNSEIIKKINLVK